A genome region from Maylandia zebra isolate NMK-2024a linkage group LG6, Mzebra_GT3a, whole genome shotgun sequence includes the following:
- the LOC111500387 gene encoding CD209 antigen-like protein A: METVILHKLYDNGTSERNQLQTSYNNLKTEQSQLQTSYNNLKTEQSQLQTRYNNLVEEKEQLQKRFDNLTTNSDNLQRKLQAYQQNWAAFNGSLFQVSSEKKSWQQSRQDCLQKGADLMIINSRGEQNFVNQLKMRLWIGLTDSETEGTWKWVDGTRMTTSYWNSGEPNGGRNENCGEIKTYDSEKSWNDESCSNEKFWICEKRVSP, from the exons ATGGAGACAGTGATACTACACAAGCTTTACGACAACGGGACCAGCGAGAGAAACCAGTTACAGACCAGTTACAACAACCTGAAAACTGAACAGAGCCAATTACAGACCAGTTACAACAACCTGAAAACTGAACAGAGCCAATTACAGACCCGTTACAACAACCTGGTTGAAGAGAAAGAACAGCTCCAGAAAAGATTTGACAACCTGACCACAAACAGTGACAATCTTCAGAGAAAGCTTCAAG CTTATCAACAAAACTGGGCGGCATTCAATGGTAGTTTGTTTCAAGTTTCTTCAGAGAAGAAATCCTGGCAACAAAGCAGACAAGACTGTCTTCAAAAAGGTGCAGACCTGATGATTATTAACAGCCGAGGGGAACAG AACTTTGTGAACCAGCTCAAGATGCGTTTGTGGATTGGACTGACTGACTCAGAGACAGAGGGGACATGGAAATGGGTGGATGGGACTCGCATGACCACAAG cTACTGGAATAGTGGGGAACCAAATGGTGGCAGAAATGAAAACTGTGGAGAGATTAAAACTTACGACTCAGAAAAAAGCTGGAACGATGAATCATGTTCCAATGAAAAATTCTGGATATGTGAGAAGAGAGTTTCTCCATAA